In Leopardus geoffroyi isolate Oge1 chromosome D1, O.geoffroyi_Oge1_pat1.0, whole genome shotgun sequence, a single window of DNA contains:
- the PATE2 gene encoding prostate and testis expressed protein 2, with protein sequence MFVVFLLCIVFLVCSNKDSATACYKCKKYHLGLCYDTMKICILKHQQSCAIENLYFLTRKGRSMYYYSKLSCMTNCEDINFLSFEKRRELICCRHNNYCNLPEGV encoded by the exons ATGTTTGTTGTGTTTCTGCTGTGCATTGTCTTTCTGGTCTGCTCAAATAAGG ACTCTGCAACAGCatgttataaatgtaaaaaatatcatCTTGGGTTATGCTACGACACCATGAAGATCTGCATCCTAAAGCACCAACAGTCCTGTGCTATTGAGAACCTTTACTTCCTTACGAGAAAAG GGAGAAGTATGTATTATTATTCCAAACTGTCATGTATGACCAACTGTGAGGACATCAACTTCTTGAGttttgagaaaagaagagagctCATCTGTTGCAGACATAATAACTATTGCAACCTCCCCGAGGGAGTTTAA